The DNA segment TCTTTAGCTTCGATGGCCTGGTGCAAACCATCGCTCCAGCGGCGTCCTTGCATCATACGACCGGTAAACTCATCAACGATGGTGATTTCCGGTTTGCCTTCTTCGTTGGGATAAATTACATAGTCAGTATCGAGCTTGTAGATTTCTTTAGCTCTCAGTGCCTGCACTAAATGGTGGGCATAGTTATGGTGCATATCGAAGAGGTCTTCGGCACCAAGCATCTTCTCACCGTTGATGATGCCGCGCTCAGTAAGCATGACGTTACGTTGTTTTTCGTCGACAAAGTAATCGCAGTCCTCGTCATCCTTGTCTTTGCCACGCTCCAAAAGAGGGGCAATTTGCGCCATACGCTGGTATAGCTCCTGGAAGGAATCACGGGGATAGCCGGAAATAATCAAAGGTGTACGAGCTTCGTCAATAAGGATGTTATCGACTTCGTCCACGATACCAAAATAATATGGACGCTGGACCAGCTCATCTAACGACTTACGCATGTTGTCGCGCAAATAGTCAAAACCGTATTCATGGTTGGTACCATATGTGATATCAGTGCGATAAGCCGCCGCTTTTTCCCAATCGGGCTGATGACTGTAGACAAGCCCGGTAGACATACCGAGGAAGCCATAGAGCCGTCCCATCCACTCCGAGTCACGACGAGCGAGATAGTCGTTAACCGTGACTACGTGAGCGCCACGACCAGCCAGGGCATTGAGATAAGTAGGCAAAGTAGCAACAAGGGTCTTACCTTCACCGGTACGCATTTCAGCAATCTTGTTAAAGTGCAGGGCAGCGCCGCCCATAAGCTGCACATCAAAGTGACGCATGTTAAGTACACGGCTACCAGCTTCGCGACATACAGCAAAAGCTTCGGGCAGGATATCTTCCAGCACTTCTGCCAGTTTTTTATCCTTCATTGTGCGCACTTGTCCAGGCATCTTGGGCACATCATCAGCGATGAGCTTAACGTCAGGCACATCTTTGAGCGCATTTTCGATCATAATTTTGAAATGACCGGTTTTTGCCTGCAAATCCGCATCTGACAGTTTTGCCAGATCATCGGCAAATGTATTTGCTCTAACTACATAGGGCTGGAGGAGCTTAACTCTCTTCTCGTTGGTGTCGCCGAAAAGCTTCTTGACAAAGCCCCGGACTCCATCCTCCCAATCACTCATTTAAATATTCCCCTGACGATAAGCGCCCAAGGGCGTATCTTATCGCGCCCTTACTGTCAGCACCCTTATAACAAAGCCTATTTTAACATCTCTATGCATCCACTTGAAAAGCAGCGACAGCCCAAGGACGGCTTGGTATCATATTCAGAACGCCTGGGGAGCCCGTAGCGGGTTAAGTAAAAAGGTATTTCATGACAATAAAATCACTCTCAGGTCTTAGCCTGGAAGAAATTACAACTTTTATTACAGAACTGGGCTTACCTAAATTTAGAGCCAAACAAATACACAGTTGGATTTATGCCAAATGGGCAGGCTCCATTGATGAAATGACCGATCTCTCGCAGGAGCTGCGCAATAAGCTCAACGCTGTAGCTCAGGTGCCGCTGCTCAAAATCGCCCACCTGGAGGTCAGTCGCGATGGCACTCGCAAATATCTCTTTGAATTACCTGATGGCCAGCTTATCGAATCAGTCTTAATTGCCTTTGATGACCGCCCATCGCTTACCGCTTGCCTCTCATCGCAAGTGGGCTGTGCTGTCGGTTGTACCTTTTGCGCCACTGGGTATCTGGGCTTTAAGCGCAATTTGACCAGTCAAGAAATAGTCGATCAAATCCTCGCCATCCAGCGCGAATCCGGTCAAAGAGTCGGTAACATCGTCTATATGGGTCAGGGCGAGCCACTCTTAAATTGCAAAGAAGTAATCAAGTCGCTGCACCTGGTCATGGAATCAGTGGGCATTGGCGCTCGTCACATCACTGTATCGACCTCGGGCATTGTGCCAGGAATTGATGCACTGGCCCGCGAAAATCTACCAATCACTCTGGCTCTTTCGCTACACGCGCCAGACACCGAGACCCGTGAAGAGATTGTGCCAATTACAACAAAATATCCTATCCATCAAGTGATGGAAGCGATGCACAACTATGTCGACACCACAAGACGCAGAGTGACAATAGAGTATGTCCTATTAGAAGGTGTAAACGACAGCGAAGCACAAGCCAGACAACTGGCAGAGCTATGCCGCGATTTGCATTGCAATATCAATCTCATCCCCTTTAATCCCACAATGAATAAAGAGGGTGTCGTGCTCTATGGTCGCCCCGAAATTAAAACGCAGCAGCGCTTCCGCGACATCTCGGGCCGAAGCGGTAAAACAGTGACCATTAGACTGGAGCGCGGTACTGATATAGATGCCGCCTGTGGTCAACTAGCCAACAAATTTATTGCCGCTCAAGCTTGATTTATTCGAGCGTCTCAAGCGGAATAGTAAAGGCAAAACAACTACCTTTACCTTCGACGCTATCAACAGTGATGACACCATGCATTGCCTCTACAAGACGCTTGGAGAGCGCCAGTCCCAGCCCTGTACCACCGTGGCGCCGGGTGGTTGAGCCATCGCCCTGGACAAAAAGCTGGAATAATCGCTTTTGTGTCTCAGCCGCAATCCCAGGACCTGTATCCTTTACA comes from the Candidatus Obscuribacter sp. genome and includes:
- the rlmN gene encoding 23S rRNA (adenine(2503)-C(2))-methyltransferase RlmN, whose product is MTIKSLSGLSLEEITTFITELGLPKFRAKQIHSWIYAKWAGSIDEMTDLSQELRNKLNAVAQVPLLKIAHLEVSRDGTRKYLFELPDGQLIESVLIAFDDRPSLTACLSSQVGCAVGCTFCATGYLGFKRNLTSQEIVDQILAIQRESGQRVGNIVYMGQGEPLLNCKEVIKSLHLVMESVGIGARHITVSTSGIVPGIDALARENLPITLALSLHAPDTETREEIVPITTKYPIHQVMEAMHNYVDTTRRRVTIEYVLLEGVNDSEAQARQLAELCRDLHCNINLIPFNPTMNKEGVVLYGRPEIKTQQRFRDISGRSGKTVTIRLERGTDIDAACGQLANKFIAAQA